The Papaver somniferum cultivar HN1 chromosome 3, ASM357369v1, whole genome shotgun sequence genome includes a region encoding these proteins:
- the LOC113359986 gene encoding mitogen-activated protein kinase kinase kinase ANP1-like, with amino-acid sequence MIQELFGSVRRSLVFKNGVDEGGGGSGGLVDKIINKSSRVGLFTHNQKPSVSSVLPTIRWRKGELIGCGAFGRVYMGMNLDSGELLAVKQVLIAVNSKEKAQDHIRELEEEVKLLKNLSHPNIVRYLGTAREEDTLNILLEFVPGGSISSLLGKFGSFPEAVIIMYTKQLLLGLEYLHRNGIMHRDIKGANILVDNKGCIKLADFGASKQVVELATISGAKSMKGTPYWMAPEVILQTGHSFSADIWSVGCTVIEMATGKPPWSQQYQEVAALFHIGTTKSHPPIPEHLSAEAKDFLLNAYKGAKLEASALNCCRNLPLLSDDPNKSFNPMCQPTDDWLCKYDQSPEPDNEYRRIDSFSVPERRGLIDHQSKPVNTSPSFSERQRKWKEELDQELERTREKMRQAGLGGKILSPNDRTSNRQKERLRFASPSK; translated from the exons ATGATTCAAGAACTGTTTGGATCGGTTCGTCGATCGCTGGTTTTTAAGAATGGAGTTGATGAAGGAGGAGGAGGTAGTGGCGGTTTAGTTGATAAGATTATTAACAAGTCTTCAAGGGTTGGATTATTCACTCACAATCAAAAACCTTCAGTATCATCAGTATTACCTACAATCCGATGGAGAAAAGGGGAATTAATTGGTTGTGGTGCATTTGGCCGTGTCTATATGGGAATGAATCTCGATTCCGGAGAACTTCTTGCAGTTAAACAG GTTTTGATTGCAGTAAATTCAAAGGAAAAGGCACAG GATCATATTCGAGAACTTGAGGAAGAAGTGAAGCTTCTTAAGAATTTATCGCATCCGAATATAGTG AGGTATCTAGGAACTGCAAGGGAAGAGGATACGTTGAATATCTTGTTGGAATTTGTACCAGGAGGATCTATTTCATCCCTACTTGGAAAATTTGGTTCCTTCCCTGAGGCT GTTATAATTATGTACACTAAACAACTGCTTTTGGGGTTGGAGTATCTCCATAGGAATGGAATCATGCACAGAGACATTAAG GGTGCAAATATTCTTGTTGATAATAAAGGATGTATCAAGCTTGCTGACTTTGGTGCGTCGAAGCAAGTTGTTGAGCTA GCTACTATATCTGGCGCCAAGTCAATGAAGGGTACTCCTTATTGGATGGCTCCTGAAGTGATTCTTCAAACTGGGCATAGTTT CTCGGCAGATATTTGGAGTGTTGGATGTACTGTCATTGAGATGGCAACTGGAAAGCCTCCATGGAGCCAGCAGTATCAGGAG GTTGCTGCTCTATTCCATATTGGGACAACAAAATCTCACCCACCCATCCCTGAGCATCTTTCAGCTGAGGCTAAGGACTTTTTGCTAAATGCTTACAAA GGAGCCAAACTTGAGGCCTCTGCATTGAATTGTTGCAG AAATCTGCCCTTGTTGTCAGATGACCCGAATAAG AGTTTTAATCCCATGTGTCAGCCCACTGATGACTGGCTGTGCAAGTACGATCAAAGTCCAGAACCAGATAATGAATATAGAAGAATCGAC TCCTTCTCGGTTCCTGAGCGGAGAGGCCTTATTGATCATCAGAGTAAACCAGTCAATACAAG TCCGAGTTTTTCTGAGAGGCAGAGGAAGTGGAAAGAAGAGCTTGATCAAGAACTCGAGAGAACAAGAG AGAAGATGCGGCAAGCAGGTCTAGGAGGGAAGATATTGTCTCCAAATGACCGAACCTCGAATCGGCAGAAAGAGCGTTTACGGTTTGCATCCCCTAGCAAATAA